Proteins encoded together in one Telopea speciosissima isolate NSW1024214 ecotype Mountain lineage chromosome 6, Tspe_v1, whole genome shotgun sequence window:
- the LOC122664347 gene encoding probable long-chain-alcohol O-fatty-acyltransferase 5, with protein sequence MASEIQNLMKVCFSLLSSLSFCYFVVRKIPKGFFRLLILLPFLYLFTFQPLNFTSPTLRSTSAFLITWLANFNLLLFSFDKGPLSSHPPPKSLLRFICEAFLPIKVKQGCPSEPNSTPTIIAFATNCFLSALVLYIYLYHKSQLHPQIMMAIYGCYIYLSLELLFAAGATTARLLLGIDLEPQSNKPYLATSLQDFWGRRWNLVVSSILRPTIYNPVKQISMCVLDQKWAAVPAILATFIVSGLMHELVFYYFTSCNPTWEVTWFFILHGICTAVEVAAKKALSWRLHPAISCPLTVGFVAVTTVWLFLPPIVRSGTDVRSFNELLALLEFLREKIRHIPMLLSMNTYKQ encoded by the coding sequence ATGGCTTCTGAGATCCAAAATCTGATGAAGGTATGTTTTTcacttctctcatctctctccttctGTTACTTTGTAGTTAGAAAGATCCCAAAAGGCTTCTTCAGGCTTCTcatcctccttcccttcctctacCTCTTCACTTTCCAACCATTGAACTTCACATCTCCTACTCTCCGATCAACCTCAGCTTTCCTCATCACTTGGCTTGCTAACTTTaacctcctcctcttctcctttgaCAAAGGCCCTTTATCATCTCACCCACCACCAAAATCACTCCTACGTTTCATCTGTGAAGCTTTCCTTCCAATCAAGGTCAAACAAGGTTGCCCATCTGAACCCAACTCAACTCCAACCATTATAGCCTTTGCAACAAATTGCTTTCTTTCAGCTCTAGTGTTATATATCTATTTATACCACAAATCTCAGTTACACCCACAGATCATGATGGCCATATATGGCTGCTATATATACCTGTCTCTGGAATTGCTTTTTGCTGCTGGTGCAACTACTGCTAGACTCCTGCTTGGTATTGATCTTGAACCACAGTCAAACAAACCATACTTGGCAACATCACTGCAGGATTTCTGGGGAAGGAGATGGAACCTTGTGGTATCAAGCATTCTAAGACCCACCATATACAACCCTGTCAAGCAGATCTCTATGTGTGTGTTGGATCAGAAGTGGGCTGCAGTTCCGGCCATACTAGCCACATTCATTGTGTCTGGCCTCATGCATGAGCTTGTGTTCTATTATTTCACAAGTTGTAATCCCACATGGGAGGTCACATGGTTCTTCATTCTGCATGGGATCTGTACAGCTGTGGAGGTTGCAGCAAAGAAAGCTTTGAGTTGGCGATTACATCCGGCTATTTCGTGCCCCTTGACTGTTGGGTTTGTGGCAGTTACTACTGTATGGCTCTTTCTGCCACCCATCGTTCGAAGTGGCACAGATGTGAGGAGCTTCAACGAGCTTCTTGCTTTGCTTGAGTTTCTGAGAGAGAAAATTAGGCACATTCCAATGCTATTGTCCATGAACACTTACAAACAGTGA
- the LOC122664348 gene encoding probable LRR receptor-like serine/threonine-protein kinase At3g47570: MVECESLRNIRHRNLVKILTFCSSIDFEGNDFKALIYEFMPNGNLEMWLHPHANDIQDEQRHLNLVQRLNIAIDIAIALDYLHHHCHMQIIHCDIKPNSTLLDDDLTAHLSDFGISRILSEATSRSQNHTSSIGINGSIGYIAPEYGAGTDVSTHGDVYSFGILL, translated from the exons ATGGTTGAATGTGAATCCCTTAGAAACATCCGGCATCGTAATCTTGTAAAGATCTTAACATTTTGCTCAAGTATAGATTTTGAAGGCAATGATTTTAAGGCTTTAATATATGAGTTCATGCCCAATGGAAATTTGGAGATGTGGTTACATCCACATGCAAATGACATACAAGATGAACAAAGGCATTTAAACCTTGTGCAACGATTAAATATTGCCATTGATATAGCAATAGCATTGGATTATCTTCATCACCATTGTCATATGCAGATTATTCATTGTGATATAAAGCCAAACAGTACTCTTCTTGATGATGACTTAACTGCACATTTGAGTGATTTTGGGATATCAAGAATTCTTTCAGAAGCCACAAGTAGATCTCAAAATCACACGAGCTCAATCGGAATAAATGGATCTATTGGATACATTGCACCAG AGTATGGCGCAGGTACTGATGTTTCAACGCATGGTGATGTCTATAGTTTTGGGATTCTCTTGTGA